A genomic region of Amblyraja radiata isolate CabotCenter1 chromosome 16, sAmbRad1.1.pri, whole genome shotgun sequence contains the following coding sequences:
- the LOC116982233 gene encoding zinc finger protein 883-like: MCGKVWRCLSELEAHRLLHTGERPFNCSKSFTHYKYLQGHNSMHSSERPFTCSNCSMSFKTANHLKIHRQVHTGEKPYGCSTCDMSFVQLSGLRQHLLVHSSERPFTCSDCGKGFKSSNYLKRHRRLHASERPYTCSDCGKGFTQSKDLLSHRRLHTGEHPYRCTECGKSFIQSSHLLEHQRTHTGERPYTCAQCGKGFSQSSHLLEHQRTHTGERPYTCTQCGKTFNHSSHLLEHQHTHTGERPYTCAQCGKSFTHSNTLLSHKRTHTGERPYTCTQCDKRFTRSSRLLEHQRTHTAERPYTCDQCGKYFSCSSSLLVHQRTHTGERPYACAQCGKSFTHSSTLLSHQRTHTGERPYACVQCDKRFTRSSHLLKHQRTHTGERPYTCTQCGKGFICSNSLLVHQRTHTGERPYICTQCGKGFNRSSHLLEHQRTHTGERPYTCTQCGKHFTRSSNLLVHQRTHTGERPYTCVQCGKGFTSSSKLLTHQRVHSGDRPVPSPVCGERFAMASHALSHQRVHTSGQPYDCPYCGE, translated from the coding sequence ATGTGTGGCAAGGTGTGGCGGTGCCTGAGCGAGCTGGAGGCCCACCGGCtgctgcacacgggagaacgtccCTTCAACTGCAGCAAGAGCTTCACTCACTACAAGTACTTGCAGGGGCACAACAGCATGCACTccagcgagaggcccttcacctgctccaactgcagcatgagcttcaagacggcgaatcACCTGAAGATACACCggcaggtgcacacgggcgagaagccctatggctgctccacctgcgacaTGAGCTTTGTCCAGTTGTCGGGGCTAAGGCAGCACCTgctggtgcacagcagtgagcggcccttcacctgctccgactgcggcaaaggcttcaagtcgtccaattACCTGAAgaggcacaggcgcctgcacgccagcgagcgcccctacacctgcagcgactgcggcaaaggcttcacccagtccaaagACCTGCTGTCCCACCGGCGCCTCCACACTGGGGAGCACCCCTACCGCTGCaccgagtgcggcaagagcttcatccagtccagtcacctgctggagcaccagcgcacccacactggggagcggccctacacctgcgcccagtgcggcaagggcttcagccAGTCCtctcacctgctggagcaccagcgcacccacactggggagcgcccctacacctgcacccagtgcggcaagaccTTCAACCACTCcagtcacctgctggagcaccaacacacccacaccggcgagcgcccctacacctgcgcccagtgcggcaagagcttcacccactcAAACACCCTGCTGTCCcacaagcgcacccacaccggggagcggccctacacctgcacccagtgcgacaAGCGCTTCACCCGGTCCAGtcgcctgctggagcaccagcgcacccacaccgcggagcggccctacacctgcgacCAATGCGGCAAGTACTTCAGCTGCTCCAGCAgcttgctggtgcaccagcgcacccacaccggggagcgcccctacgcctgtgcccagtgcggcaagagcttcacccactccagcaccctgctgtcccaccagcgcacccacaccggggagcgcccctacgcCTGTGTCCAGTGCGACAAGCGCTTCACCCGGTCCAgtcacctgctgaagcaccagcgcacccacactggggagcggccctacacctgcacccaatgcggcaagggcttcatctgctccaacagcctgctggtgcaccagcgcacccacaccggggagcgcccctacatctgcacccagtgcggcaagggcttcaaccgttctagtcacctgctggagcaccagcgcacccacaccggggagcggccctacacctgcacccagtgcggcaagcacTTCACCcggtccagcaacctgctggtgcaccagcgcactcacactggcgagcgcccctacacctgcgtccagtgcggcaagggcttcaccagctcctccAAGCTACtgacccaccagcgggtgcactccGGCGACCGACCCgttcccagcccggtgtgtggagagcgttttgccatggcctcccatgccctgtctcaccagcgcgtgcacaccagtggccagccctacgactgcccgtactgtggtgag